The Culex pipiens pallens isolate TS chromosome 2, TS_CPP_V2, whole genome shotgun sequence DNA window agtattcaaatcttgtgttgttcaggaaatcccgaacatagttgtaatcctttctggtaggtagcagaattttgagtccatcagcacacaagcgaatggaagctcgtaaagcgcCAGAGcccagatttgataaatccggtcagccactttcgcaccgagtccgatgacgatgttttcacaaaaatgggtggcatcttttcccgtcgttcaaattcttccttctcgctcacgtccacagggagggtagcgaactggtttccagacaatttttgagcgtccttgctcaaactgcctggctttgcaggtagcgcttcggcattctttagcttcttcaaatctgccgatcctgctggtgaggaccgcctctttttcttgccctgaggcatttttgcactttttaagcacttttcaggagctaaaatccaggagtacctcactgaatgatggtccacaaaggaatgaTTTTTGGCGTGATCACGATCCTCCGTTATGATTTTCCATTCCTAGGGGCAGAACACATGGAATATTTTATTTACACCGGCACCTATTAAACAACTTGACTGCGAAATCGTTTTCTGGGGGACAATTTCATTGGAGAAATCAAGACAAGATAAGGGGAGGGATATACAGAAATTAAAAACCAAAATGTAAGGAATCAGTTTATAGCTGTATTTTCGCTAATATCTGTACTGGTTGGCCGGGTACAGTAACTGCAGCAGTGCCTGCATTACCTGCGGCGACGGCGACGGCGACGGGGCCGGGAATGCGCCGTATCCAGCGTACTGGGCGTTCTCTACGGTTGGGTAATTAGCCCAATTCGACTGTCCAGCCTGGTAAAAATGTCCGCCATTGCCCCCAACGTTCACTCCATTATTCGGCGCCAGAGCGCCGCCCGCACCTCCAACGATACCACCGTAAATAGGCGCAGTACCGCCCACGCCTCCACCACCATGGTGAATGGCCGAAACACCTCCGGCTCCCCCACCAACATGGTGAACCGTAGCAATAACGCCCGCGCCTCCGCCACCATGTTGAATGGCCGATACATCGGTCGCTCCACTAGCGCCCGCTCCACTACCGCCCACTCCACTACCGCCCGCTCCACTACCGCCCACTTCACTACCGCCCGCTCCACTACCGCCCGCTCCACTACCGCCCACTCCACTACCGCCCACTCCATCATGGTGAACGGCCGGTACAGCGCCCGCGGATCCACCGCCACCAGGTTGAATGGCCGAACCACCGCCTGCTCCACCGCTACCAACTCCTTCAGCAGCTTCTCCACCCGTGGTCGGC harbors:
- the LOC120429677 gene encoding serine, glycine, tyrosine and glutamine-rich protein-like, with product MSNSNDQRNKDGKRSIIMVATADLFGLLQSANNLGKAIKDHGLEAACTVPRRVSITAEFYDHLRACENDLKNLVANRQVRSTYLESCVSYLPYPVQYNDRRARANKRTDGSERDFSRDRTDHSVERRHGGNGVLLPTTGGEAAEGVGSGGAGGGSAIQPGGGGSAGAVPAVHHDGVGGSGVGGSGAGGSGAGGSEVGGSGAGGSGVGGSGAGASGATDVSAIQHGGGGAGVIATVHHVGGGAGGVSAIHHGGGGVGGTAPIYGGIVGGAGGALAPNNGVNVGGNGGHFYQAGQSNWANYPTVENAQYAGYGAFPAPSPSPSPQVMQALLQLLYPANQYRY